From the genome of Uranotaenia lowii strain MFRU-FL chromosome 1, ASM2978415v1, whole genome shotgun sequence, one region includes:
- the LOC129749945 gene encoding EP300-interacting inhibitor of differentiation 3: protein MMESEEVQSKMQRSLRKQKYKQLLEAGAELGLRAETADPVDTFQAITHILEASNALQSEGRIKDRAENATEVLMDAQVLKMSHDVVHAAMMKMGNSEFSDDEFVGIILSSFDTDQGIENWDKITREAASVFRMTKHSQSLYGTFEHEPAVVQKEAKQRTQRQRADFGQAKKPDTMEKLQKQEKGAQKLSLIFNQIMRIYEQRKKPIPYYELIIDPEDFMNTVDNAFQISFLLRDGRVALEQDENYDPILRPTNQREIEQSQRVNESTQAILGLNPRKWREMQERYQVAEPLLILNREELDRTQSQTQQK from the exons ATGATGGAGTCCGAAGAAGTCCAATCGAAGATGCAGCGCTCGCTGCGCAAACAAAAGTACAAGCAACTGCTGGAGGCGGGGGCCGAGCTAGGACTGCGAGCGGAAACGGCTGACCCAGTCGATACCTTCCAGGCCATCACCCACATCCTGGAGGCTTCGAATGCGCTGCAGAGCGAGGGTCGCATCAAGGATCGGGCCGAAAATGCTACCGAGGTGCTGATGGACGCCCAGGTGCTCAAGATGAGCCACGACGTGGTCCATGCCGCGATGATGAAGATGGGCAACTCGGAGTTCTCGGACGATGAGTTCGTAGGCATCATC ctCTCGAGCTTCGACACCGATCAAGGTATCGAAAATTGGGACAAAATAACGCGGGAGGCTGCCTCGGTCTTCCGGATGACCAAACACAGCCAATCGTTGTATGGGACCTTCGAACACGAACCGGCTGTGGTGCAGAAGGAAGCGAAACAACGCACCCAGAGGCAGCGAGCCGATTTCGGCCAGGCCAAGAAACCGGACACCATGGAAAAGCTGCAAAAGCAGGAAAAAGGTGCCCAGAAGTTGTCGCTCATCTTTAACCAGATCATGCGGATATACGAGCAGCGCAAGAAACCCATTCCCTACTACGAGCTCATTATCGATCCGGAAGATTTCATGAACACCGTAGACAATGCGTTCCAGATTTCGTTTTTGCTGCGAGACGGGCGAGTGGCGCTGGAGCAGGACGAAAATTATGATCCAATTTTGAGGCCCACGAATCAGCGCGAGATTGAGCAAAGCCAGCGGGTGAACGAATCGACCCAAGCGATTCTGGGGCTGAATCCGAGAAAGTGGCGG GAAATGCAAGAACGCTACCAGGTGGCCGAGCCGCTGTTAATATTGAACCGCGAGGAACTGGATCGAACTCAGTCCCAGACTCAGCAGAAGTAA